The proteins below come from a single Torulaspora delbrueckii CBS 1146 chromosome 5, complete genome genomic window:
- the LRG1 gene encoding GTPase-activating protein LRG1 (similar to Saccharomyces cerevisiae LRG1 (YDL240W); ancestral locus Anc_2.2): MQVTPETRNYRSQHTVIQHSTIPSQAKGSKKVCARCQKPIAPGSKSGKTTLKALGKYYHEDCFTCHDCGSLLKPKYFPYESLETKETFLLCQYDYFKRHNLLCFVCDNPLRGLYYTAFGERYDEEHFSCTICSAPCGVKKCFMYQNKLYCKYHFLKYYSKRCSGCNYPISDQYIEFPKGEEVYCWHPECYGIHKYWHVNLSADTLGLPSFPTVQYVKGLPDADINPTPKELDKQMQAFNSILSRTWSVLYRFEEETASCISDMFQYLASFDQIKGITSTALFVLKIECLFKAIGSFDSFDKEQQLQNDSQIPTLSTPESNNSSETVNLKYSKFPRNLSTKIMIYLQLLRKLNAEDLKVNISSFMSVITGLTHFLKLLTRYGLYSALERNKSGRSMNALIKFLREVEKNEIYENDPFSYIDLSINATDNCAACGKYIQEDCIQYHEKRWHITCFFCSNCKRKIDPRDLSDATYNKILKLVICPHCSVADPASVTGFKYVTKLAQLIFLLKIALIRSRAVMEAQMRTKVAKNPGRSDSSSISMQQTYIRTLNDIKRLKSRREYVRVTHNKQDARKSVVLETGEHDVNNAPSQQNNSLVIRTDPPLPSENIRHDNVFTDTKTLTLDDISRIVAAEHARELRPNAFTYFKKLRESDDETVGVVAKKSGVYYSELDERELTLIKMINLSLLTLDQRIITEDLAVTKLIPPSLKNEKTVPSNSFWWKMKFKMNKEAKKAAPLKVFGTPLDSLTLKWGVESDLGVGPEKIKIPIIIDELISTLRQMDMSVEGIFRKNGNIKKLKKMTAEIDDNPGGVPDLSKENAIQLSALLKKFIRELPDPLMTAPLYNIWINAAKIEAEVEKQRVFSLVYSLLPVPNRNVLEVLMSFLCWTASFSHIENEMGSKMDIHNLSTVITPNILYLPNSGVPNVSINDVSESYNDAFAQNEGEDYFLAIEVVDYLITHNEDMGMVPKFSMALLKDIQKEGLSDYDSVNKFITSKLQNHDIDFSEFEMQRNIEMKHSTSVVTKGEVVK, encoded by the coding sequence ATGCAGGTGACGCCTGAGACGCGAAACTATAGGAGTCAACACACAGTAATACAGCATTCGACTATACCATCTCAGGCAAAAGGCTCTAAGAAAGTATGCGCACGATGCCAAAAACCAATTGCTCCAGGTAGCAAAAGTGGCAAAACCACCTTAAAGGCACTTGGCAAGTATTATCATGAAGATTGCTTTACCTGCCATGACTGTGGAAGTCTCTTGAAGCCTAAGTACTTCCCTTACGAGTCACTGGAGACCAAAGAAACGTTTCTTCTATGCCAATATGATTATTTCAAGAGGCACAATCTGCTTTGCTTTGTATGTGACAATCCTCTGCGAGGGCTATACTATACGGCGTTTGGTGAGAGatacgatgaagaacattTTTCCTGTACAATCTGCTCAGCTCCTTGTGGTGTGAAGAAGTGTTTCATGTACCAGAATAAGTTGTATTGCAAATAccattttttgaaatattaCTCAAAACGCTGCAGTGGATGTAATTATCCAATCTCAGATCAGTATATCGAGTTCCCGAAAGGCGAAGAAGTATATTGCTGGCATCCAGAGTGTTATGGGATTCACAAATACTGGCATGTCAATCTATCAGCAGATACCTTGGGCTTGCCCAGCTTTCCAACTGTTCAGTATGTCAAAGGGCTTCCAGATGCTGATATCAATCCGACGCCGAAAGAACTTGATAAGCAAATGCAGGCATTTAATTCCATcttatcaagaacttgGTCCGTACTTTacagatttgaagaagaaacagcttCTTGCATATCAGATATGTTCCAATACTTAGCCagctttgatcaaattaAGGGCATTACTTCCACTGCATTATTCGTTTTAAAAATTGAATGCCTGTTCAAAGCGATTGGTTCGTTTGATTCTTTTGACAAAGAACAGCAGCTGCAAAATGACTCTCAGATACCAACCCTTTCTACACCAGAGAGCAACAACAGTTCAGAGACTGTTAATCTTAAATACAGCAAGTTCCCAAGAAACTTATCAACCAAAATCATGATATACTTGCAACTATTAAGGAAACTGAATGCTGAAGATCTGAAAGTAAACATTTCCTCATTTATGTCGGTCATTACTGGCTTAACTCattttttgaagcttctcACAAGATATGGATTGTACAGCGCACTTGAGAGAAACAAATCAGGACGTTCAATGAATGCGCTGATAAAGTTTTTACGTGAGGTCGAGAAAAACGAGATATATGAAAATGATCCATTTTCATATATAGACCTATCCATTAACGCTACAGATAACTGTGCTGCATGTGGAAAATACATACAAGAGGATTGTATTCAGTATCACGAAAAAAGGTGGCATATAACCTGCTTTTTCTGCTCTAACTGCAAGCGCAAGATTGATCCTCGAGATTTGAGTGACGCCACTTATAAtaaaattttgaagctaGTGATATGTCCCCATTGTTCCGTCGCAGACCCTGCCTCCGTTACTGGATTCAAATATGTTACCAAACTCGCACAGTTAAtattcttgttgaaaatCGCCCTCATCAGATCAAGAGCAGTAATGGAGGCTCAAATGAGGACAAAGGTGGCCAAAAACCCGGGCAGGTCCGATAGTAGCTCTATTTCGATGCAGCAGACCTATATCAGGACGCTAAACGACATCAAAAGACtgaaatcaagaagagaatacGTACGAGTGACTCACAATAAGCAAGACGCTCGTAAATCTGTTGTACTCGAAACTGGGGAGCATGATGTCAATAATGCGCCTTCGCAACAAAATAATTCATTGGTAATCCGTACAGACCCACCTCTTCCATCTGAGAACATACGTCATGACAATGTTTTCACCGACACCAAGACCTTGACTTTGGATGATATCTCGCGTATCGTCGCAGCAGAACATGCTAGAGAGCTCAGACCAAATGCATTCACatacttcaaaaagttgagagaaagtgatgatgagacGGTTGGGGTTGTTGCAAAAAAAAGCGGAGTGTATTACTCAGAACTTGATGAGAGGGAGTTGACGTTAATAAAAATGATTAATCTCTCTTTATTAACACTTGACCAGAGGATTATCACCGAAGACTTGGCTGTAACTAAATTGATACCTCCTTCACTAAAGAATGAGAAGACAGTTCCCTCAAATAGTTTCTGGTGGAAAATGAAAttcaagatgaacaagGAAGCAAAAAAGGCAGCTCCTTTGAAGGTGTTTGGTACACCGCTTGACTCGCTAACATTGAAATGGGGTGTTGAATCCGATTTGGGTGTCGGACCTGAGAAAATTAAAATACCAATAATCATAGATGAATTGATTTCCACCTTACGCCAAATGGATATGTCCGTAGAGGGTATCTTCAGGAAAAACGGTAATATAAAGAAACTAAAAAAAATGACAGCAGAGATTGACGACAATCCTGGTGGAGTGCCCGACCTCTCTAAAGAAAATGCCATTCAGTTGTCAGCATTACTGAAGAAGTTTATCAGAGAGTTACCAGATCCGTTAATGACAGCCCCCCTTTACAACATCTGGATCAATGCTGCGAAGATTGAGGCAGAGGTCGAGAAGCAAAGAGTGTTTTCGTTGGTATACAGTTTGTTACCTGTGCCTAACAGGAACGTACTCGAGGTTCTTATGTCTTTTTTATGCTGGACAGCATCTTTCTCGCATATTGAGAACGAAATGGGTTCAAAAATGGACATTCACAATTTGTCTACAGTAATAACACCCAATATACTTTATTTGCCGAATAGTGGAGTTCCAAACGTCAGTATCAACGACGTTTCGGAATCATACAATGATGCGTTTGCACAAAATGAGGGAGAGGACTACTTTTTGGCCATCGAAGTAGTAGACTACTTGATAACCCACAATGAGGATATGGGCATGGtcccaaaattttcaatggctttaCTCAAGGATATTCAAAAAGAAGGTTTAAGCGACTATGATTCTGTCAATAAGTTCATCACGTCCAAGTTGCAGAACCATGATATTGATTTCTCAGAGTTTGAAATGCAAAGAAATATTGAAATGAAGCATTCAACTTCAGTGGTGACAAAAGGTGAAGTTGTGAAATAG
- the ZWF1 gene encoding glucose-6-phosphate dehydrogenase (similar to Saccharomyces cerevisiae ZWF1 (YNL241C); ancestral locus Anc_2.3) → MSEPVKFEKDTVIVVFGASGDLAKKKTFPALFGLFREGYLDSSTKIYGYARSDLSHEALRERIEPYLKRPNGNEDDTKVEEFFKMITYIHGAYDTADGYVKLRKSIEEFESERKVSEPHRLFYFALPPSVFLTVATHIKNNLYANDGVTRLIVEKPFGHDLESAKALQKDLAPLFREDEIFRIDHYLGKELVKNILVLRFGNTLLNASWNKENLQSIQISFKEPFGTEGRGGYFDNIGIIRDVMQNHLLQVLTLLTMERPVSFDPESVRDEKVKVLKAMAKIDHNDVLLGQYGKSEDGSKPGYRDDETVDKNSKCVTFAALAFKIQNERWDGVPIIMRAGKALNEGKVEIRLQYKAVASGVFKDIPNNELVIRVQPDAAVYMKFNAKTPGLSNATQVTDLNLTYSSRYKNFWIPEAYEVLIRDALLGDHSNFVRDDELEISWSLFTPLLEFLEGPNAPTPEIYPYGSRGPKALKEYLAKHNYQMQDKHPYTWPVTSPEESESSKL, encoded by the coding sequence ATGTCTGAACCGGTtaaatttgagaaagataCCGTTATTGTAGTCTTTGGAGCTTCTGGTGATCtagcgaagaagaaaacgtTTCCAGCTTTGTTTGGTCTATTCAGAGAGGGTTATTTGGATAGTTCGACTAAGATTTATGGTTATGCCCGTTCGGATTTGTCCCATGAGGCATTGAGGGAGAGAATTGAACcttatttgaaaagaccaaATGGTAATGAGGATGATACGAAAGTGgaggaatttttcaaaatgatTACGTACATCCATGGTGCTTATGACACTGCGGATGGTTATGTTAAATTGAGAAAGTCgattgaagagtttgagagTGAACGTAAGGTTTCTGAACCTCATCGTTTATTCTATTTCGCTTTGCCACCAAGTGTTTTCCTCACCGTAGCTACTCACATCAAGAACAACCTCTATGCAAACGATGGTGTGACTCGTTTGATTGTTGAGAAACCATTTGGTCACGACCTGGAGTCTGCCAAGGCTTTGCAAAAGGATTTGGCTCCTTTGTTCAGAGAGGATGAGATTTTCAGAATTGATCATTATTTGGGTAAAGAATTGGTTAAAAATATTCTGGTGCTAAGATTCGGTAACACTCTTTTGAACGCTTCTTGGAACAAGgaaaatttgcaaagtattcaaatctctttcaaggaACCATTCGGTACTGAAGGTCGTGGTGGTTACTTCGATAACATTGGTATCATTAGAGACGTCATGCAGAACCATCTGCTACAAGTATTAACTCTATTGACTATGGAGAGACCGGTATCTTTTGATCCGGAATCTGTACGTGATGAAAAGGTCAAGGTCTTGAAAGCTATGGCCAAGATCGATCACAATGATGTCTTGTTGGGCCAATACGGTAAATCCGAAGATGGTAGTAAACCCGGTTACAGAGACGATGAAACTGTTGACAAGAATTCCAAGTGTGTCACCTTTGCCGCTCTTGCGTtcaagattcaaaatgaaCGTTGGGATGGTGTTCCTATCATTATGAGAGCAGGTAAGGCTCTAAATGAAGGTAAGGTTGAAATCAGATTACAATACAAAGCCGTTGCTTCCGGTGTGTTTAAGGATATTCCAAATAACGAATTGGTTATTAGAGTTCAACCAGATGCCGCAGTTTACATGAAGTTCAACGCTAAGACTCCTGGTCTTTCAAACGCTACACAAGTTACCGATCTAAATTTGACATACTCCAGCAGATACAAGAACTTCTGGATTCCAGAGGCTTATGAAGTCTTGATCAGGGATGCTCTACTAGGTGATCATTCTAACTTTGTCAGAGACGATGAATTGGAGATCAGTTGGTCTTTATTCACCCCACTactggaatttttggagGGCCCAAACGCACCTACTCCTGAAATTTATCCATATGGCTCAAGAGGACCaaaggctttgaaggagTATCTAGCTAAACACAACTACCAGATGCAAGACAAGCATCCTTACACATGGCCAGTCACCTCTCCAGAGGAGTCGGAGAGTTCTAAATTGTGA
- the NAR1 gene encoding iron-sulfur cluster assembly protein NAR1 (similar to Saccharomyces cerevisiae NAR1 (YNL240C); ancestral locus Anc_2.4) codes for MSALLSEQDLNDFISPGLACVKPTEVKKVNEEQTTEIEVGKEASELEKVSISLQDCLACAGCITSSEEILLSRQSHTVFVEAWKNLRDERQLAVSISPQSRISLADYYGLTLETLDLTLLNLFKVYFGCRYFVGTQMGRNLTISRSNQELISLKQQGELAKKPKLSAVCPGFVLYAEKTKPELVPYLLNVKSPQQITGSLLKMSSNEKLYHLSIMPCFDKKLEASRPDGEKEVDCVITPREVVTMLQELQIDINQYKSEDQALRKALSPLGWDPILHWSSNEGSSSGGFAYQYILEMYHLYPESALQVLEGKNSDLREYRLTDLANGQTIASATELYGFRNIQNMVRKLTQRSIRPRNPRLLKNRQATSSASTKPAIADPTNTDFIEVMACPGGCINGGGLLSKDSASNSTSNAVRKKAIIDHLNARYTQEMVNIDARTMGQEIDHRSTSHTLSYHYEFHPIDAQPSDVVSLGNTW; via the coding sequence ATGAGTGCATTACTATCTGAGCAAGACTTGAACGATTTCATAAGTCCCGGTTTGGCGTGTGTGAAGCCCACTGAGGTAAAGAAAGTGAACGAAGAACAGACGACAGAAATCGAGGTCGGCAAAGAAGCAAGCGAGCTGGAAAAAGTGTCCATCAGTTTACAGGACTGTCTGGCATGTGCAGGGTGTATTACATCTAGTGAAGAGATCCTGCTGAGTAGGCAAAGCCACACGGTGTTTGTTGAAGCTTGGAAGAATTTGCGCGATGAGCGTCAACTTGCTGTGAGTATATCACCTCAAAGTAGGATATCTTTGGCCGACTACTATGGTCTGACGTTGGAAACGCTTGATTTGACACTTTTGAATCTGTTCAAGGTGTATTTTGGTTGCAGATACTTTGTCGGTACCCAGATGGGTCGGAATCTAACAATAAGTCGCAGTAATCAAGAACTTATCAGTCTAAAACAGCAAGGAGAACTAGCAAAGAAACCTAAACTGAGTGCTGTATGTCCCGGATTTGTGTTGTATGCCGAAAAGACTAAGCCAGAATTGGTACCATACCTCTTAAACGTGAAATCACCACAACAGATTACAGGATCGCTACTGAAAATGTCCAGCAACGAAAAGCTGTACCACTTGAGTATCATGCCCTGTTTCGataagaaattggaagcttcGAGGCCCGACGGTGAAAAAGAAGTTGACTGTGTTATAACACCGAGAGAGGTGGTCACCATGTTGCAAGAACTTCAGATTGATATAAACCAGTACAAATCAGAGGACCAAGCCCTTCGCAAAGCACTATCTCCGTTAGGATGGGACCCAATCCTACACTGGTCCTCGAATGAAGGGAGCAGTTCAGGCGGTTTCGCCTATCAGTATATCCTCGAGATGTATCACTTATATCCAGAGTCTGCTTTACAGGTATTAGAGGGCAAGAACAGCGACTTAAGAGAGTATAGGCTTACAGATTTGGCAAATGGACAAACGATAGCATCTGCTACCGAGCTCTATGGGTTTAGAAACATTCAGAATATGGTCCGCAAGCTCACTCAGAGGTCTATCAGACCGCGCAACCCTAGACTTCTCAAGAACAGGCAGGCAACTTCGTCCGCATCCACCAAACCCGCCATCGCAGACCCAACCAACACAGATTTCATTGAAGTTATGGCCTGTCCTGGAGGTTGTATCAACGGTGGAGGTCTACTGAGCAAGGATTCCGCATCAAACAGCACAAGCAACGCAGTCAGAAAAAAAGCCATAATTGACCATCTCAATGCTCGCTACACACAAGAAATGGTCAACATAGATGCCAGAACCATGGGTCAAGAAATCGACCATCGTTCCACATCTCATACACTCTCTTATCACTACGAATTCCACCCCATCGATGCTCAACCCAGCGACGTCGTCTCATTGGGCAATACCTGGTAA